The following DNA comes from Allobranchiibius huperziae.
ACGGCGAGCACGATCGCGCCGACACCCGCCAGGAACGGGGAGGCCGAGGCGCTCCTCACCCGCGTCGCGGGTGCGTCGACCGGCTGGGCGGTGGTCTCGCTTCCCTCGGGCACGACCCGAATCCTGCCACCACCTCGCCGGCGAGGGTGCCGCGTGGCCGCACGGGGCGGGCAGGCACGCCCCCGCGGACGTCTCCTGCTGGCAGCCTCAGCCGCCTGCGAAGGGCGGCAGCACCTCCAGGGTGGCGCCGTCGACCAGTGGGTCCTCGGCGTCGACCCGGCTGCCGTTCATCAGGAGCGCTGCAAGCGCGAAGACCGGCCGCAGCTCCGGGTGTTGCTGGGTGGCCGCGGCGACCACGTCGCCGACGGTGAGGCCGTTCAACTGTTCGGTCGGGGTGCCGGCAGCAGCCTGTGCTCCGGCCCAGTACCGCACGACGATCTGTGCCATGGCCCCTCCTGATCTCCGGCAGGATCCCGGAAACCGGCCCCCGCCGCATGATGTGGCACGCGTCACGCCCGGCCGTACTGGCCGGTCGTCCTACCTGCAACATCGTATTCTTGAGCAGCATGGCACGCCTGTTGCTCCTCACCGACGCTCGCGGCGCGAGTGTCGAGGTGCTTCCGGCCCTCGGTCTTCTCGGCCATCGGGTGCGCGTGCTGCCCACCGAACCGCAGGCCCTGGTCGATCCTCCCGAGTGCGACGTCGTGCTGCTGGACGCCCGACGCGACCTGGCCAATGCGCGCGGGCTGACCCGGGTGCTGCGTACGACGGGGCTGTCCACCCCACTCATCGCGATCTTCACCGAGGGCGGTCTCACCGCGCTCACCAACGAGTGGCAGTTGGACGACGTGCTGCTGGAATCGGCCGGCCCTGCCGAGGTCGAGGCCCGGATCCGGCTGGCGATGACCAGGACGACGACGCAGGCCGAGGACGAGCCCACCCGCATCCTGGCCGGTGAGCTCACCATCGACGAGGACGCATACTCCGCCCGCATCCGCAGCCGAGCGCTCGATCTGACGTACAAGGAGTTCGAGCTGCTCAAGCACCTGGCGCAGCACCCGGGTCGGGTCTTCACCCGCGCCCAGCTGCTGCAGGAGGTGTGGGGCTACGACTACTTCGGCGGCACCCGCACGGTCGACGTGCACGTGCGACGCCTGCGCGCGAAACTCGGCCCGGACAACGAGTCGCTGATCGGTACGGTGCGCAACGTCGGCTACCGCTTCGTGGGCGCGCACGAATTGCGCGCGCCGGAGGAGCAGATCGCCCCGGCCTAGACCGGGCATCGCACGGGGACCCGCACCGTCCGGCCCAGTCGCGCGAGGTCCCGACCGCGAAAGTGATCGTCAAGGCCTCGACCGCCTCCACAGCGCATGCCGGACGAGCACGCCGTACCTCACGAACGCCCGCCTCGCCGCATGCAGCGATGGGGTGAGCTCCTCCGCAATCCGGTGGACCCGCATGAACAGACCCAGGTTGCTGCCGGTGTCCAGTGCCAGCCGCGTTCGATTCCTTCGGTCGCGCCGCGGGCCGCAATTGCATCGTGCGTCCTGATACCGCATCGTGTGCCCGTAGAAGGTACAAGTGGTACTACTGGTCGAATAGTAGGACGGATGCGACGGCAGCCAGGTGCACTGGAGCGTGAGGTGGTTGCGGCCATCGCCGCCGCGGGCGAGGAGTTGACGACCCCCCAGATCCATGCCGCGCTCGACCGCACCGCGGCATACACGACCGTCATGACGACGCTCACCCGATTGTGCGACAAGGGTGTGTTGCGCCGTACCCCGGTCGGACGCACCTACCGGTACGGGCTGGTCGAATCGACCGCCACCATGGGCGCGGCACTGACAGCGCTCCAGATGCGCCGCCTGATGGAGGCGCACGAGGACCGGTCGGCGGTGATGTCACGCTTCATCGGTGACCTCAGCGCCGAGGACGCGCGCCTGCTCACCCAGCTCCTGATCGAGGCCACCCACGTGCCGCAGACCGGCGATCCAGGGGCGCAGGCGTGATCGTCGCCGCACTGATCGCCTGCCTCGGGGCCGGCATCGCACTGGCCCTGGCCGCTCCGGTGCTGGGGCGCTCGATGCGGCCCGCGCCGGCGACGGTGCTGCTGACGGCCGGCGCCTTCGTGGTGAGCGCCGGCACCGGGTTCATCGCCTGCGTCATGTGTTTCGAGACGATTGCGGGCATCCCTGCCATCGCGGCCGCCTGCGGCTGGAGCGCGCGTCAGCTGCACAGCTCGAGCCCCGCACCGTGGGCCGGCATGCTCGCCGGGGCGGTCGTATCGGTCCTGCTCGCCCGTTCGCTCATCTCGGTCGTCGGAGAGGGCCGATCGTTGTGGCAGTCCGCTGCCGCGTGTCGGCGGATGCCGAACGTAGCGGGACTGGTCATCATCCCAGAGCTCGAGTCGCCGCGCGCGATAGCCGGATTCCCCGGTCGGGTCGTGGTGGGCGCACCCGTCCTGGCGGCCTTGGGTCCGAGGCACCGGCAGGCGCTGATCGCCCACGAGCAGGCGCACCTCATCGCTCATCACCACGCGTACCTCCAGCTGGTCGAGGTCGCAACAGCGGCCAATCCGATCCTGCGCCCGGTACGCCGGGCGGTGCGCCTCTCCACGGAACGCTGGGCCGATGAGATAGCCGCCGATCAGATCGGCGACCGGCGCGTCGTTGCCGGCGCCATCGTCGCCGCGGCCACCGTCACCTCAGCGGACGCGACGATCACCCGCCTCGCCTTCGCCCAGGACGAGGTGGCCTACCGGGTGCAGGTGCTGCTCCAGCCACGACGTCGTTCGCTGCCGGCCGCCGCCGTGCTCGGCGCACTCCTGGTCGTCGTTCCGGCCGGCGCGGTCGCTACTACCGCTCACATCACCGAGGGCACCTTCGAGCGCGCTCATGCTCGACTCGTGCACCCGCACGCTCCGCTGACCCGCTGGGTGCACAGCGTGGTCGTCACTGCCCATCCCGCCGGGCCGATGCCGGACACAGCGGCTCAGTAGCCTGGCTTCGAGCCACGACTTCAGTGTCGGGCCAGGTCCGGCACCTCGATTCACCCGCCGCCGCACGCCGTTCAGGTGACTGCGATCGGACCGTGCCGCACGCCGTACGTATCCTCACGACAGGAGCTGGACATGACCACGATCGCGATCATCGGAGCAGGCCGGGGCCTCGGAGCCGCCGTCGCTCGTCGGTTCGGCGAGGAGGGTTTCGCGGTCGGCTTGATCTCACGACACCGCGGACGTGTCGACGACCTCGCCGCCGAGCTGCAGGAGGACGGTGTACAGGCCGCCGGTTTCGTGGGCGACGTCCGAGACCCGGCATCGATCACGGCCGCACTGGAGCAGGTCACGCAGACCCTCGGCCCGATCGAGGTGCTGCAGTACAGCCCCCTGCCGCAGAAGGACTTCATGCGTCCGGTGCTGGAGACCACCCCGGCCGACCTCGTCGGTCCTGTCGAGTTCTCGATCTACGGACCGGTCGCCGCCGTGCACCAGGTGCTCCCCGGGATGCGCTTCCTCGGGGAGAACCGCGGCACGATCCTGTTCGTCAACGGCGGCTCGGCCGTCACCCCCGGCCGGGGCGTCACGGGCACCTCGGTCGCCTTCGCCGGCCAGGCCGCGTACGCGCAGCTGCTGAACGAGGTGCTCGGCGAGGAGGGCATCCAGGTCTCCCAGCTGATCATCGGCGGCCAGATCATCGCCGGCGACAAGGAGAAGAGCCCCGAGGTGCTCGCCCAGCACCTCTGGGAGCTGCACTCCGAGCGCAAGGAGTTCCGTCGACAGGTCAGTGCCGACTGATCCGCTCGGCTTTCCCACCGGCTCGGGATCGGCGTCGTACAAGGTTCGCCGACGGCTGCGGGTCTGATTCGAGTCCTGCAGAACCGTGCATCATTCCGACTCTGACCCCCATCCTCGGAGCGCCGCTGGTTCCCCTCCGGCGACGCCCCGACGAGGACGAATTGAGTCTGCTAGGTCCGCCAACGACGGCGCCCGGCTATCTACAACCAGCCCGATCCGGCGGTTTGTGCGGGGATGAAGCCGGGGATCGCGGCCGCGTGCCGGGTCAACTGTGTCCGTCCACTGCAATGGAACAAAACGCCTACCTGTCCTCAAGGCGGCTCGCTTCCGCCACCTTGCTTGCCGCACAATTCAATGTGCGCTTGGCGGTGCAATCTGCGACCGTGCCCTTTCTAATCAAAGGGTGCGGACGCGGGCACCCCTGAGTCCGAGGTAGGCCAATTCCACCCGAGGTCTCCAGACCCCTAATATCATCGGTCTCTCTTTCGCTACAAGTGGCTCTTTAATTCAAACCATGCTTTGACCGCCTCATTCGACGCCACGAAGACAGTGCCAGCAGAAGCAATAATCCTTCGCGCTCGACGCAGCCTAGAAATAACCTCATCCTCGTCCGGGGAGTCCTTACCAGCTTCTCGCTCTATGCCCGATGCGACGTCATTCATCTGGTCGCGGTACGGCTGAGGCGCCTTTTCAGCATCACGGCGAAGTACATCCACGATCCGATCGAGAACTTCCGGGTTGAATGGAGCTTCGCCTAGATTGTTCCCGACGCGCTTCTGTGACACCTTGGCATTGCGCCCGGCCATCGTGGGTGGCGAATTAACGAAGGTGCCTTCGTTGTGTTGCACAAATCCTCCTATGATTGTGTATCCGCTGACTCCATGCGTCATTCGATCGAAGGTGCCGTCAGTAAGGCGAACGAATTTCGGCGGTATGGCAGTTCCCGTCTTGACGATCACCCAGACAGCCTTTCCGAGCTCACTCAGCATTTCTCCGACCATGTCGAGTAGCGACTCGACAAAACCCGAATCCGGCTGCTGATTTTCGCGGTCCGCGCGAACTGGAACGTCCGGCAGTTCGATATGCCGTTGTCGAATAAGCTCGCCGATGACCTGGGTGCGGACTGTCATCGGAACTCTTGAAGAAAGAGCCTCCCCACCCCTGCCGGGATAGGACTTAGATTCATTTCTCCAGAAGGAGTACAGCCCTACGCTTTCATGCCTGTCGCCGCTGCCGGCCCTGACGAAGTCAAGGAGACGCGCTTCTAACCCTCTACGCACCTCTGGAGGGATCTCGTGCTTACGCGCCAAACGCTTTTTGTTCCAAATCGACCACGCTAGCAAGACTAATAAAATTCCAAACAATCCACCGAACACAGAAACAATCCACTTCATTGCAGCTGACCACCTGCCCTCCACCTGTGAAGCATTGTTCGTGGTCGGATCGTACACGGGCAATCGGACATCGCATGTGTCTTGAGTGAGAGGAGATACTAAAATAATTCACCGTTTCTCAAATAGACTTGTGTGGTGGGTGTGACTAGCGGTACGACGTGGGTCACGAAAGACGCTGCCTTTGCCCCCACTGGTACCCCGTGCTGATTGGGACGGTCGGCTCGTTATGAGCTCGACGAGGCGCTTATATCAATGGCTACTGCGTTAGGCGCGCGGCGCGGCGGCCCGGGATCTGGCGGGACGGGGCTGATCGCGGCCCGCGCGACATGCCCGTTGAGCACACCTAACAGGCCGGCGCACCGCCAGCCGCCACCGGTGCGAAAATGGGGGCACTCGGGCACTCCTGCGTCCGTGGGCGGCATATGGCGCTTTTCTTACGCCGGACGCAGGAGTGCCCCCCGAGGTGCTGCTCGGCTGGTCGATGAACGGTGCGCCGCTCAGCCTGTGCACGGAGCGCCGCTGCGTGCGATGGTGTGGCTGCTTCGGGACACGCAGCGCGAAGCAGCTTGAGCGGGTAACCGTGACGTGACCCTTCGAATAACTACCTCCCGTCCGTGGCCTACCGGTTGCAGCCCCCGAAGCCGATCCAGATGCTGCGGGCCAGGCGACGGCCTGTCGCTGGGACGATCGCACTCAGCAGCGCCATCCACTTCTGAGCGCACGGAGGCACCGGTCGTCGCCCGGCCCCTGCACGTCAGCGGATACGCCTTCACCGGCGACGGCACCCGGTCGCCCGGTCGCCTCCCGCGATCGACGCACCCCCAGGTCTCTGGTGGAATCGCCGGTATGACCCTCACCGCGGAGCAGGTCCGCGCCCAACTGCCCGATCTCGCGCGCGCGGCCCAGGAGGTCGACGGCGTGGCCCCGCTCTCGGAGCAGACGTTGCTGAATGCCCGGCACGGCGCACCCGACGGCGAGTCCCCTGACGGAGAGGGGCCTGCCATGGTGTGGCACGACGTGGACGGTGAGCTGATCGCGATCGCGGTCTCCGACGCGAGCCGCGCGTCGTACGAGCTGGTCGTGCGACCCGATCACCGGCGCAACGGGTACGGCGCCAGCCTGCTGGACCTCGTCGTCAACCAGGTGAGCGAGGAGGGTGCCGCGCGGGTCTGGGCACACGGCGACCTGCCGACCGCCCGGTCACTGGCCACCAGCCACGGGCTGCACGTGGTGCGCGAGCTGTGGAAGATGGCACGACCCGTGGACGGTGAGCCGGGGATCGAAGAGCCATCTCTGCCAACTGGATTCGCTTCGCGCCGCTTCGAGCCTGGTGCGGACGACGAGGCATGGCTCGGGGTCAACGCACGCGCGTTCGCCCACCACCCCGAACAGGGCCGAATGACCCTGGCGGACCTGCGGGAGCGGATGGACCAGGACTGGTTCGATCCCACCGGGCTACTGCTCATCGAGGACGTCACCGGGGAGCGGCCCGTGCTGGCCGCCTCGCACTGGACCAAGATCGAGCCGCCCGGCGCCGCGGAGGGCGAGGTCTACGTCGTCGCCGTCGACCCGGCGTACCAGGGTCGCGGGCTCGGCCGGGCCGTGACCACACTGGGCCTGGCACACCTGGCAGCGGCCGGAGTGCGCACCATCGACCTCTACGTCGAAGGCGACAACGCGCCGGCAATCGCGACCTACCGCGGGTGGGGTTTCGACAAGGCCAGCGCGGACGTGATGTACGCCCTGTAGCCCCGAATCGACCGGTGACCAGGCGTGACCGCCCGTGGGAGGATCGCGCCATGGAATCCCAGCCCGGAGCCACGTCCCACCGCGTCGACGACAGTCCGGTGCAGGACGACGACCAGAACATCGACCACTCGACATCCAGTGACGCCAACCTGGTGCGCCTCGCCCGGCGTTCGGCCGGCGCGCACGCCCGTGCCCGCGGCGCGAACGGCCGTTTCGTCCGCGTCGCGCCCGAGCTGAAGTTCGATCCCCAGGACGAGGAGCTGCCCGACGACCGGTTCCTGGACCGGGAGATCTCCTGGATGCAGTTCAACGAACGCGTCCTGCAGCTGGCGGCCGACCCGGCCGTCCCGTTGCTCGAACGGATCCGCTACCTGGCGATCTTCGCCAGCAACCTGGACGAGTTCTTCATGGTGCGGGTGGCCGGCCTCAAACGCCGAATCGCTACGGGCCTCGCCGTGCGCTCCGCCTCCGGCCTGGAGCCCCGTGAGGTGCTCGATGAGATCTCGCACGCCGCTCACAAGCTGATGCAGGTGCACGCGCAGCTCTTCCAGAAGCAGCTGCGGCCGGCCGTGCAGGACGAAGGCATCCGCATCCTGCGGCCCGCGGAGCTCACCGATTCAGACCGCGCCCACCTCGGCGACCTGTTCCAGTCCCGGATCTACCCGGTGCTGACCCCGCTGGCGGTCGACCCGGCGCACCCCTTCCCGTACATCTCCGGGCTGTCGCTCAACCTCGCGGTGATCCTGATCAACCCCAAGACCGAGCGCGAGCATTTCGCCCGCGTGAAGGTGCCGCCGCTGCTGCCGCGGTTGATCGAGCTGGAGCCGGACGAAGGGGAGGATCCCCTCTTCAACACCCGGTTCGTGGCCATCGAGGACGTCATCGCCGAGCACCTGGGCGCGCTCTTTCCAGGTATGGAGGTACGCGAGCACTTCACCTTCCGGGTGACGCGCAACGAGGACCTCGAGGTCGAGGAGGACGACGCGGAGAGCCTGCTCACCGCGCTGGAGCGGGAACTGACCCGGCGCCGGTTCGGGCCGCCCATCCGCCTCGAGGTCGCCGACGACATGGACGACCACGTGATGGACCTGCTGGTCCGGGAGCTCAACGTGCACGAGCGGGAGGTCTACCGCCTCCCCGAGCCGCTGGATCTGCGTGGCCTGAACGCGGTGGCCGACCTGGACCGGTCCGAGCTGCGCTGGCCGCCGTTCGTGGCCATGGTGCACCCGGACCTGGCGCCGATCGAGCGGTCGGCCCAGTCCGACGTCCTGGAGGCGATGCGCGGCGGCGACATCCTGCTGCACCACCCCTACGACTCGTTCTCGACCTCGGTGCAGGCGTTCATCGAGCAGGCCGCGGCCGACCCCAACGTGCTCGCGATCAAGCAGACCCTCTACCGGACGTCCGGCGACTCCCCCATCATCGACGCCCTGATCGAGGCCGCGGAGACCGGCAAGCAGGTGCTCGCGGTGGTGGAGCTGAAGGCCCGCTTCGACGAGGAGAACAACATCACCTGGGCGCGCAAGCTGGAGCGCGCGGGCGTGCACGTGGTCTACGGGATGGTGGGGCTCAAGACGCACGCCAAGCTGTGCCTCGTCGTACGCCAGGAGGGTGAGTCGATGCGGCGCTACTGCCACATCGGCACCGGCAACTACAACCCGAAGACGGCCCGGCTCTACGAGGATCTGGGCATCCTCACCTGCGACCCCGAGGTCGGCGAGGACCTGTCCCGGCTGTTCAACCAGCTGTCCGGGATGGCGCCGCGGGCCAAGTTCCGCCGGCTCCTCGTCGCGCCCCGCTCGGTGCGCACCGGCCTGGTCGAACGGATGAGCAAGGTCGCCGACGCCGCCCGTGACGGCAAGGACGCCCGCATCCAGATCAAGGTCAACTCTCTGGTCGACGAGCAGATCATCGACGCCTGTTATCGCGCGTCCCAGGCCGGAGCCAAGGTCGACGTCTGGGTCCGCGGCATCTGCTCGCTGCGCCCGGGCATCGAGGGCTTGTCGGAGAACATCAAGGTGCGCTCGGTGCTTGGCCGCTTCCTGGAGCACTCCCGCGTCTTCCGTTTCCAGATCGAGGGCGAGGACGACGTCATCTTCATCGGCAGCGCCGACATGATGCATCGCAACCTGGACCGCCGGGTCGAGGCGATGGTGCGCATCACGACGCCACGCCACGTAGCGACGCTCGGACACCTGCTCGACCTCGGCGTCGCCGACGAGACCTCGTCGTGGGCGTTGCACGGTGACGGGCGGTGGGAGCGGCACAACCTCGACGAGAACGGCGCACCGCTGCGCGACCTGCAGCAACATCTGATCGACACCTACGCGAAGCGCCGCAAGAAGGCGCGACGTCGGTGACCGCACAGGGCGGTGGGCAGCCGGCTGCCGGCGCGCTCGTCTGGCGCCGTGAGAGCGGGGTCCTGCAGGTCGCGTTGGTGCACAGGCCCCGGTACGACGACTGGTCCTGGCCCAAGGGCAAGCTCGACCCAGGCGAGTGCTGGGCCGGTGCCGCCGCGCGGGAGGTCCTGGAGGAGACGGGGCTGCGCCCGCGCCTCGGCATCCCCCTGCCGCGCGCCGTCTACGGGCTGCGCGACGGCAGCCTCAAAGAGGTGCGCTACTGGGCAGCGCAGGCCGTCGGCGGATCGGGCACCCTGGAGAACGAGATCGACCGGGTCGAGTGGCTGACCCCGCCGGCAGCGCGTGAACGGCTGACCTACGCACGGGACTCCCTGCAACTACAGGCCCTGCTCGACGCCGATCGCCGGGGCGCGCTGCGTACCTGGGTCCTCGCGGTGGTCCGGCACGGCGACGCGGTGTCCCGCTCGTCCTGGGACCGCTCCGACACGGACAGGCCGCTCACTCCGCAGGGCAAGAAACGCGCGGCCGCTCTCACGCCGGCGCTCGGCGCGTACGGCGTGCGCCGCCTGGTCTCCTCTCCGTCGACGCGGTGCACCGCAACCGTCGCCCCCTACGCGCGCGCCCACCAACTGCAGATCAGGGAGAAGCGCGGGCTGTCCGAGGAGGTCTTCGCGGACGAACCGGGGCGTGCCCTACGGCACATGGAGCGGGCCCTGGAGCGCGGCGAGTTCACTGCGTTGTGCACTCATCGCCCCGTCCTGCCCGCACTCCTGCATCGCCTCGCGGAGCAGGCTCCCGGCGCGGCCTGCACGACCCTGCTCGAACGGGCGCGCGACGGGCTGGAGAAGGGCGAGGCCCTCATCTGCCAGATGGTGGATGTGGGAGAGGCGGCGCGCGTGGTGTCGGTGGAGCGCAACCGTCCCTGACGGCGTACGACACGCACCGGACGCTTTGACTTGACCGTCTATATACCTCACTGTCCCCCGGCGTCGGTGTGAGCGCCGCCCGATCGATAGGTGTCGTTCACCGTGCGTTCACCCGGTAGGGGCCAGCGGGTCACCCAGTCTCCTTAGCGTGCGGTCTCGTCGGGCCAGTCGGGTCCGCCAGTCGTTCGTGTTTATGTCGCCTGACCCGAGAGGTCCCACGAAGTGAAGATCACGTCCATCGGCCGCGCCAGCGGTGTCGCCGTTGCCGCAGCGCTCGCCCTGTCCGCCTGCGGTAGTTCCTCCAACACCGGCTCGACCGGCTCGGGCTCGGGCTCCAGCTCCGGCTCGTCCTCCAGCTCGAGCGTCTCCGCCGGCACCGCGAGTGCGGACAGCAGCTGCTTCAGCGGCAACCTGAGCGGTCAGGGCTCCACGGCCCAGGGCAACGCGATGCAGCTCGCCACCACCGACTTCGCGAGCAAGTGCTCCGGCGCCAAGGTGAACTACGCACCGACCTCCTCCGGCCAGGGCGTCACCGCGTTCCTCGCCAAGCAGGTCGGCTGGGCCGGTTCGGACTCCGCACTGAACTCGGAGAAGGGCGAGCCCGCCAAGGCCGCCACCGCGTGCGGCGCCCCTGCCTGGGACCTCCCGATGGTCGTCGGCCCGATCGCGGTCGCCTACAACCTGAAGGGTGTCGGCAAGCTGACCCTCTCGTCGACCCTGATCGCCAAGATCTTCAGCGGCAAGATCACCAAGTGGAACGATGCAGCCATCGCAGCCGAGAACAAGGGCGTCACCCTGCCGAGCACGCCGATCTCGGTGTTCTTCCGCTCCGACTCCTCGGGCACCACGGACAACTTCACCAACTACATGAACACCACCGA
Coding sequences within:
- a CDS encoding M56 family peptidase — its product is MIVAALIACLGAGIALALAAPVLGRSMRPAPATVLLTAGAFVVSAGTGFIACVMCFETIAGIPAIAAACGWSARQLHSSSPAPWAGMLAGAVVSVLLARSLISVVGEGRSLWQSAAACRRMPNVAGLVIIPELESPRAIAGFPGRVVVGAPVLAALGPRHRQALIAHEQAHLIAHHHAYLQLVEVATAANPILRPVRRAVRLSTERWADEIAADQIGDRRVVAGAIVAAATVTSADATITRLAFAQDEVAYRVQVLLQPRRRSLPAAAVLGALLVVVPAGAVATTAHITEGTFERAHARLVHPHAPLTRWVHSVVVTAHPAGPMPDTAAQ
- the pstS gene encoding phosphate ABC transporter substrate-binding protein PstS; this encodes MKITSIGRASGVAVAAALALSACGSSSNTGSTGSGSGSSSGSSSSSSVSAGTASADSSCFSGNLSGQGSTAQGNAMQLATTDFASKCSGAKVNYAPTSSGQGVTAFLAKQVGWAGSDSALNSEKGEPAKAATACGAPAWDLPMVVGPIAVAYNLKGVGKLTLSSTLIAKIFSGKITKWNDAAIAAENKGVTLPSTPISVFFRSDSSGTTDNFTNYMNTTDPTDWTAKHAKAWAGKVGQGKPKSAGVGSAVKATDGGITYVEWSYAITNNLAMAQVDNGGGAVALTAASASKAAEAATIAGTGNDLKLKLDYATKAAGTYPIVLVTYEIVCSKYADATTGKAVKSFLSYLVSPEFQGKLSTVGSAPLPSAIQSKVVTAVNAIG
- a CDS encoding winged helix-turn-helix transcriptional regulator is translated as MARLLLLTDARGASVEVLPALGLLGHRVRVLPTEPQALVDPPECDVVLLDARRDLANARGLTRVLRTTGLSTPLIAIFTEGGLTALTNEWQLDDVLLESAGPAEVEARIRLAMTRTTTQAEDEPTRILAGELTIDEDAYSARIRSRALDLTYKEFELLKHLAQHPGRVFTRAQLLQEVWGYDYFGGTRTVDVHVRRLRAKLGPDNESLIGTVRNVGYRFVGAHELRAPEEQIAPA
- a CDS encoding NUDIX domain-containing protein; the protein is MTAQGGGQPAAGALVWRRESGVLQVALVHRPRYDDWSWPKGKLDPGECWAGAAAREVLEETGLRPRLGIPLPRAVYGLRDGSLKEVRYWAAQAVGGSGTLENEIDRVEWLTPPAARERLTYARDSLQLQALLDADRRGALRTWVLAVVRHGDAVSRSSWDRSDTDRPLTPQGKKRAAALTPALGAYGVRRLVSSPSTRCTATVAPYARAHQLQIREKRGLSEEVFADEPGRALRHMERALERGEFTALCTHRPVLPALLHRLAEQAPGAACTTLLERARDGLEKGEALICQMVDVGEAARVVSVERNRP
- a CDS encoding SDR family NAD(P)-dependent oxidoreductase yields the protein MTTIAIIGAGRGLGAAVARRFGEEGFAVGLISRHRGRVDDLAAELQEDGVQAAGFVGDVRDPASITAALEQVTQTLGPIEVLQYSPLPQKDFMRPVLETTPADLVGPVEFSIYGPVAAVHQVLPGMRFLGENRGTILFVNGGSAVTPGRGVTGTSVAFAGQAAYAQLLNEVLGEEGIQVSQLIIGGQIIAGDKEKSPEVLAQHLWELHSERKEFRRQVSAD
- a CDS encoding BlaI/MecI/CopY family transcriptional regulator, translated to MRRQPGALEREVVAAIAAAGEELTTPQIHAALDRTAAYTTVMTTLTRLCDKGVLRRTPVGRTYRYGLVESTATMGAALTALQMRRLMEAHEDRSAVMSRFIGDLSAEDARLLTQLLIEATHVPQTGDPGAQA
- the mshD gene encoding mycothiol synthase, with amino-acid sequence MTLTAEQVRAQLPDLARAAQEVDGVAPLSEQTLLNARHGAPDGESPDGEGPAMVWHDVDGELIAIAVSDASRASYELVVRPDHRRNGYGASLLDLVVNQVSEEGAARVWAHGDLPTARSLATSHGLHVVRELWKMARPVDGEPGIEEPSLPTGFASRRFEPGADDEAWLGVNARAFAHHPEQGRMTLADLRERMDQDWFDPTGLLLIEDVTGERPVLAASHWTKIEPPGAAEGEVYVVAVDPAYQGRGLGRAVTTLGLAHLAAAGVRTIDLYVEGDNAPAIATYRGWGFDKASADVMYAL
- a CDS encoding MoaD/ThiS family protein; translated protein: MAQIVVRYWAGAQAAAGTPTEQLNGLTVGDVVAAATQQHPELRPVFALAALLMNGSRVDAEDPLVDGATLEVLPPFAGG
- a CDS encoding RNA degradosome polyphosphate kinase produces the protein MESQPGATSHRVDDSPVQDDDQNIDHSTSSDANLVRLARRSAGAHARARGANGRFVRVAPELKFDPQDEELPDDRFLDREISWMQFNERVLQLAADPAVPLLERIRYLAIFASNLDEFFMVRVAGLKRRIATGLAVRSASGLEPREVLDEISHAAHKLMQVHAQLFQKQLRPAVQDEGIRILRPAELTDSDRAHLGDLFQSRIYPVLTPLAVDPAHPFPYISGLSLNLAVILINPKTEREHFARVKVPPLLPRLIELEPDEGEDPLFNTRFVAIEDVIAEHLGALFPGMEVREHFTFRVTRNEDLEVEEDDAESLLTALERELTRRRFGPPIRLEVADDMDDHVMDLLVRELNVHEREVYRLPEPLDLRGLNAVADLDRSELRWPPFVAMVHPDLAPIERSAQSDVLEAMRGGDILLHHPYDSFSTSVQAFIEQAAADPNVLAIKQTLYRTSGDSPIIDALIEAAETGKQVLAVVELKARFDEENNITWARKLERAGVHVVYGMVGLKTHAKLCLVVRQEGESMRRYCHIGTGNYNPKTARLYEDLGILTCDPEVGEDLSRLFNQLSGMAPRAKFRRLLVAPRSVRTGLVERMSKVADAARDGKDARIQIKVNSLVDEQIIDACYRASQAGAKVDVWVRGICSLRPGIEGLSENIKVRSVLGRFLEHSRVFRFQIEGEDDVIFIGSADMMHRNLDRRVEAMVRITTPRHVATLGHLLDLGVADETSSWALHGDGRWERHNLDENGAPLRDLQQHLIDTYAKRRKKARRR